In a genomic window of Pseudomonas oryzihabitans:
- a CDS encoding methyl-accepting chemotaxis protein, which yields MNEVAGRQREAVELVSTAFNEMVATSNEVARSCSQAAASADAGHHRVQEGYGQIEKATGNVNQLSGSLTQSAQAMAVLEQDSHNINTILDTIRGIAEQTNLLALNAAIEAARAGEQGRGFAVVADEVRALAKRTADSTGEIDGLLGSLARRTQEVTRQIETSLELSQTSVVSINEARGSFEGIRKSVDEIRDQALQIAAAAEEQHQVAEDINRHIAQIQDDAQQVEGLAQSTTRDSSRLAQLSGELDGLVRRFKT from the coding sequence ATGAACGAGGTGGCCGGTCGCCAGCGCGAGGCCGTGGAGCTGGTCTCCACCGCCTTCAACGAGATGGTCGCCACCTCCAACGAAGTGGCGCGCTCCTGCAGCCAGGCCGCGGCCTCCGCCGACGCCGGTCACCACCGCGTGCAGGAAGGCTACGGCCAGATCGAAAAGGCTACCGGCAACGTCAACCAGCTCAGCGGCAGCCTGACCCAATCGGCCCAGGCCATGGCCGTGCTGGAGCAGGACAGCCACAACATCAACACCATCCTCGACACCATCCGCGGCATCGCCGAGCAGACCAACCTGCTGGCGCTCAACGCCGCCATCGAAGCCGCCCGCGCCGGTGAACAGGGGCGTGGCTTCGCGGTGGTGGCCGACGAGGTCCGCGCCCTGGCCAAGCGGACCGCCGACTCCACCGGCGAGATCGACGGCCTGCTCGGTAGCCTGGCGCGCCGCACCCAGGAGGTCACCCGGCAGATCGAGACCAGCCTGGAGCTCTCGCAAACCAGCGTGGTCTCCATCAACGAAGCCCGCGGCAGCTTCGAGGGCATCCGCAAGTCGGTGGACGAGATCCGCGACCAGGCACTGCAGATCGCCGCGGCGGCCGAGGAACAGCATCAGGTCGCCGAGGACATCAACCGCCACATCGCCCAGATCCAGGACGACGCCCAGCAGGTGGAAGGCCTGGCCCAGTCCACCACCCGGGACTCCTCGCGCCTGGCGCAACTCTCCGGCGAACTGGACGGCCTGGTCCGGCGCTTCAAGACCTGA